Genomic segment of Kingella negevensis:
TTTATCGCCGACGCGTGCGCGCGCTTGCGCCATCTCCACCGTCCAGTCTAAGCCCAACGCGTCCGCGCCTGTATCTGCCAGCAATTCCAGCCATTGTCCACCACCTTTTGTGAACACAATCACAGGCACACGGCGACCTTCATTTTCACGTTTCAAACCACTAATGATTTGTTTCATATAACGCAAACTAAATTCTTGGAATGCAGAATGGCTCAACACACCGCCCCAAGTATCAAAAATTTGCACCGCTTGTGCGCCGCAAACAATTTGCGTGTTTAGATATTCCGTAACCGTTTGCGCGGTAATATCCAAAATTTTGTGCAACAAATCAGGGTGTGAATACAACATCGTTTTCACTTTGCGCCAATCTTTGCTGCCGCCACCTTCAATCATGTAGCACGCCAAAGTGAACGGGCTGCCTGAAAAACCAATCAATGGCACGCGTCCATCAATCGCTTTGCGGATAGATGAAACTGCGTCAAACACATAACGCAATTTTTCCATATCAGGCACAGTCAGCAATTCAATATTGGCTTCATCGTCTAACGGGCGTTCAAATTTCGGGCCTTCGCCAGCTTCAAAATACAAGCCCAAACCCATTGCGTCTGGAATGGTCAAAATATCTGAAAATAAAATGGCTGCGTCCAAATTGTAGCGGTCAATCGGCTGCAAGGTGACTTCGGTTGCCAAATCTACGCTGTGGCATAAATCCAAAAAATTGCCTGCAAATGAACGAGTTGCCTTGTATTCTGGCAAATAACGCCCTGCTTGGCGCATTAACCAAATTGGGGTGTATTCAACAGGTTCGCGCAGCAAAGCACGCAAAAAAGTATCATTTTGAAGCTGTGTCATGGGGTTATCCTTTGTTTAGTTTTCAGGCTGCCTGAATATTTTGGTGCGCGAGGCGCACCCTACTATTGTGTTGTTTAATTTTCAGGCTGCCTGAAAAAATAAGGCAGCCTGAAAATATAGTTGATGCAATTATTTTTTGATACAAGGCGACAACGCCCGCCGTGTGCATATAGCACATAAGGGCATTGGCAACGCAGTAGCAAAAGATAAGTGCATTAACTATTTTATTGTGCAGCCGAAGCCGCGTTATCTTCTTCCAAACCTGCAAACAAATCTTCATCAGTTTGCGTTTTAAACTGATGATTGTTCAACATAATTTGGCTCTTATCTACCACCAGTTTGGTTTTAACTGAACCATTCTCTTGCACCAAATAACCGTCTTGCTGCATGTTTTTGATGGTTTGCGCCACCAGCAA
This window contains:
- the hemE gene encoding uroporphyrinogen decarboxylase codes for the protein MTQLQNDTFLRALLREPVEYTPIWLMRQAGRYLPEYKATRSFAGNFLDLCHSVDLATEVTLQPIDRYNLDAAILFSDILTIPDAMGLGLYFEAGEGPKFERPLDDEANIELLTVPDMEKLRYVFDAVSSIRKAIDGRVPLIGFSGSPFTLACYMIEGGGSKDWRKVKTMLYSHPDLLHKILDITAQTVTEYLNTQIVCGAQAVQIFDTWGGVLSHSAFQEFSLRYMKQIISGLKRENEGRRVPVIVFTKGGGQWLELLADTGADALGLDWTVEMAQARARVGDKVALQGNMDPFALFGTQKSICAEVAHILEAYGNGSGHVFNLGHGINQFTNPEQVEILVETVHDLSRHYHQAA